A genomic window from Solanum dulcamara chromosome 11, daSolDulc1.2, whole genome shotgun sequence includes:
- the LOC129873898 gene encoding 1-aminocyclopropane-1-carboxylate oxidase yields METFPVVNMEMLNTEKRAATLEKIKDACENWGFFEVVNHGISHDLLDTVEKFTKEHYKKCMEQRFKEMVASKGLEAVQTEIDDLDWESTFFLKHLPISNISEVPDLEDDYRKIMKEFSNKLEKLAEQLLDLLCENLGLEQGYLKKVFYGSKGPTFGTKVSNYPPCPKPDLIKGLRAHTDAGGIILLFQDDKISGLQLLKDGEWIDVPPIRHSIVINLGDQLEVITNGKYKSVEHRVIAQPDGNRMSLASFYNPGSDAVIYPAPELLEKEEKENIVMYPKFVFEDYMKLYAGLKFQAKEPRFEAMKAVETAVNLGPIVTV; encoded by the exons ATGGAGACTTTCCCAGTGGTTAACATGGAGATGCTTAACACAGAAAAAAGGGCTGCAACATTGGAGAAAATAAAAGATGCTTGTGAGAACTGGGGATTCTTTGAG GTGGTAAATCATGGGATATCTCATGATCTTCTTGACACAGTGGAGAAGTTCACAAAGGAACATTACAAGAAGTGTATGGAACAAAGGTTCAAGGAAATGGTGGCAAGTAAAGGCCTTGAAGCTGTTCAGACtgaaattgatgatttggaCTGGGAAAGTACTTTTTTCTTGAAACATCTTCCTATTTCAAACATTTCAGAAGTTCCTGATCTAGAAGATGATTACAG GAAAATCATGAAGGAGTTTTCAAATAAACTGGAGAAACTAGCAGAGCAACTTTTGGACTTGCTGTGTGAAAATCTAGGACTAGAGCAAGGTTACTTGAAGAAAGTCTTTTATGGATCAAAGGGTCCTACTTTTGGCACCAAAGTTAGCAACTACCCACCATGTCCCAAGCCTGATCTGATTAAAGGCCTGAGGGCTCACACAGATGCTGGTGGCATCATCCTTCTATTCCAAGATGACAAAATCAGTGGTCTCCAACTACTCAAAGATGGCGAATGGATTGATGTTCCACCAATACGCCACTCCATTGTCATCAACCTCGGTGACCAACTCGAG GTGATTACCAATGGAAAATACAAGAGTGTGGAGCACAGGGTGATTGCTCAGCCTGATGGAAACAGAATGTCCTTAGCTTCGTTCTATAATCCAGGGAGCGATGCTGTCATCTATCCAGCACCAGAATTGTTGgagaaggaagaaaaagagaacatAGTCATGTATCCCAAATTTGTTTTTGAGGACTATATGAAATTATATGCAGGTCTCAAATTCCAGGCTAAGGAGCCAAGGTTTGAAGCAATGAAGGCTGTGGAAACTGCTGTCAACTTGGGCCCAATAGTAACTGTTTGA